From the Micromonospora echinospora genome, the window GGTCCGCAACCTCGCCCGCCGGGCCCGGGGCGACCTGCTGGAACGGGTCGACACGCTGCTCGACGAGGAGGCGGCGCGGTTCCTCGCCCGTACCGCGAGCGCCCGGCCGGAGGCGGACACCGCCGCCGACCTGCGGGCCGCCGCCGCGCGGGTGGCCGACGCCCGGGAGCGCGCCGACCTGGACGTGACCCGGTGACCGGAATCGTCGGCCGGATGCGGGACGCGCTCCGCGGCGGGCAGCGGGTCGACCCGGACGACCTGATCACCCGCCTCGACGCGGTCCGCCGGTTCCTCACCGCCGTCGACGGCCACCTCCCCGACGAACGGCTCGTCCCGGCGCACACCCTGGTCGAACGGGCCGGCACCCGACTCGCCCTCTCCCGCGACCACACCGTGGTCGCCCTGGCCGGGGCGACCGGCAGCGGCAAGTCCAGCCTGTTCAACGCGCTCGCCCGGCTGGACCTCTCCCCGGTCGGGGTACGCCGGCCCACCACCGGCGTGGCGCACGCCTGCGTGTGGGGACCACTCGACGGCGCGACCCGGCTGCTCGACTGGATCGGCGTGCTGCCCCGGCACCGGTTCATCCGGGAGAGCGCCCTGGACGGCGACGACGAGTCCGCCCTGCACGGACTGGTCCTGCTCGACCTGCCCGACTTCGACTCGGTGCAGCATGCCCACCGGCTGGAGGTGGACCGGCTGCTCGGCCTGGTCGACCTGGTCATCTGGGTGGTCGACCCGCAGAAGTACGCCGACCGGCTGGTGCACACCGCCTACCTGCGCGAGTTCCACCGCCACCGGGACGTCACCCTGGTCGTGCTCAACCAGGCCGACCGGCTGCCCCCGGCCGAGGTGCCCCGGGTCCTCGACGACCTGCGCCGGCTGCTCGACGCCGACGGCCTGACCGGGGTGCCGCTGCTCGCCACCACCGCCGTCGACCCCTCCGGCACCACCGAACTGCGGGCCAGCCTGGAGTCGACGGTCGCCGAGCGGCAGGCGTCCCTGCGGCGGCTGGCCGGCGACGTCGACACCGTCGTGGAGCGCCTCGCCGACCTGGTCGGCCCGGAACCCGCCGGTGCCGGGCCGGACACCGCCGGCAGCCGTGTCCTGACCGACGCGCTGGCCGGAGCGGCCGGGGTGCCGGCGGTGACCACGGCGGTCGAGGCGGCGTACCGGCACCGGGCGGCGAGCGCCACCGGCTGGCCGCTGGTCCGGGGCTGGCGTCGTCTTCGGCCGGACCCGCTGCGGCGGCTGCACCTGCCCGGCCCGGGCGGGGCCGGCGGGTCGGCCGACGAGTTGAGCGCGAAGCCGGTCGCCGCGACCTCCGTACCCGACCCGACCGCCGCCCAGCGCTCGGCGCTGGGGCTGGCCGTCCGGGCGGTGGCCGAGCGGGCCGGCGGCGACCTGCCGGGGCCGTGGCCGGCGGCGGTCACCGGCGCGGCCCGGTCCCGCCTCGGCGACGTGCCGGACGCACTGGACCGGGCGGTCGCCGGCACCGACCTCGACGTGCCCGAACGGC encodes:
- a CDS encoding GTPase gives rise to the protein MRDALRGGQRVDPDDLITRLDAVRRFLTAVDGHLPDERLVPAHTLVERAGTRLALSRDHTVVALAGATGSGKSSLFNALARLDLSPVGVRRPTTGVAHACVWGPLDGATRLLDWIGVLPRHRFIRESALDGDDESALHGLVLLDLPDFDSVQHAHRLEVDRLLGLVDLVIWVVDPQKYADRLVHTAYLREFHRHRDVTLVVLNQADRLPPAEVPRVLDDLRRLLDADGLTGVPLLATTAVDPSGTTELRASLESTVAERQASLRRLAGDVDTVVERLADLVGPEPAGAGPDTAGSRVLTDALAGAAGVPAVTTAVEAAYRHRAASATGWPLVRGWRRLRPDPLRRLHLPGPGGAGGSADELSAKPVAATSVPDPTAAQRSALGLAVRAVAERAGGDLPGPWPAAVTGAARSRLGDVPDALDRAVAGTDLDVPERPLWWRLVGALQWLVTLTAVAGLAWLVLGYALRALGLPDPDEPMVGEVPLPTLLLLGGLLAGLLVTAVTRPVVRWAARRTRLRAERRLTAAVAGVGAEHVLTPVRAVLTSYADARDALRVAAGKK